TTCGACGACAACGCGTTCACCACCGACGACATCACCGTGTACCAGGTGTACGGCCCCACCGCCGGCCTGGAGAAGCTCATCGCGCTGGAGGCGGACCGCTTCCAGAACCTGGAGTACTCCGAGCCGGCCTTCCAGACGGAGGCGCTCGCCGTGCTGGGCGAGTACCACAAGAACGCCGCGGGCCCGGACCTCAAGCTGGAGGAGGCGCTGGCGAAGACGGCCTTCAAGCGCCACACGTACCAGCACACCACGCTCGGCTTCTACGAGGACATCCAGGCCATGCCCAAGGCGTACGCGTACAGCCGCTCGTTCTTCGAGCGCTGGTACACGCCCGCCAACACCACCCTCTTCATCGTCGGTGACTTCAACGACGCGCAAGTGCTCTCCCAGGTGACCCAGGCGTATGGCGGATGGCAGCGCCAGCCCACCAACGTCACCATCCCCACCGAGCCCGAGCAGACGAAGGCGCGCGCCGTCCACGTGGACTGGCCGCAGCCCACGCAGCCTCGCCACGTGCTCGCGTGGCACACGCCCGCCGCGCGCGCGGACACGCCGGACGCCGCCATCCAGGCCATCCTCGCCGAGTACCTCGTGGGCGACACCAGCCCCGCGTACAAGGAGCTGGTCCTGGAGAAGCAGTACGTGGAGTCGCTGAACGCAAGCACCACACCCCACCGCGACCCGTACCTCTTCCCCATCGACGCCACCCTCCAGGACGAGAAGTACCGCGCCGCCGTGGACACCGTGCTGCGCCGCGAGGTGACGGCCGTGGCGGGTGCTCCGGTGGACGCCGCGCGCTTGAAGGCCATCCAGGACCACCTGCGCTACGGCCTGCTCATGGACCTGGAGACGCCGCGCGACGTGGCCATCGACCTGGCCCTCTACGCGGGCGTGATGGGCCGCCCTGACGCGCTCGCCAGCTACCTGAAGCAACTGGGCAGCGTGACGCCCCAGCAAATCAACCTGTTCGCGAGGAAGTACCTCGGGGACGCCAACCTCACCGTCCTCACCCTCACCCCCAAGGTCGCCGCCGCCGGAGGGACGCCGTGATGAAGACCCGCGCTACCGTGTTGCTCGTCCTGGCCGCCGCGCTGTCCCTCGCCGGCTGCGCCCACCACAAGCCCTCTCCTGAGACGCCGCCGCAGAACCCGCCCGGGGAGCCGCCGCCCGAGCCCGGCTCCGTGCCCGCGGTGCCGCTGAAGCAGCCGCAGCCGATGCAGCTGGTCGTGCAGGCCCGGCCGGACACGCCGCTCGTCAGCCTGCGGCTCGTCTTCCACACGGGCTCCATCGACGACCCGAAGGGCAAGGAGGGCCTCACCGCGCTCACCGCGAAGCTGATGGCGGAGGGCGGCACGCAGAAGCTCACCGCCGCGCAGCTGCTGGAAGCGCTCTACCCCATGGCCGCCGAGCTCAAGGTGGTGACGGACAAGGAGATGACCACCCTCTCCGGCCGCGTCCACCAGGACTTCCTGCCCGCGTTCCTGGAGATCTTCACGGACACGCTGCTCGCACCGCGCTTCGACCCCGCGGAGTTCGAGCGCCTGCGCGCCAACGCGCTCAATGCCGTGCGCAACGGCCTGCGCAGCGAGGACGACGAGACGCTGGGCAAGGTGGGCCTGGACGCGCTGCTCTACGCGGGGCACCCGTACGCGCACTACACCGGCGGCACCGTGCAGGGGCTCCAGTCCCTCACGCTGGAGGACGTGAAGGCCCACGCGCGCCGCGTCTTCACGCAGGACCGGCTCGTCATCGGGCTCGCGGGGCCGGTGGACGCGCAGCTCCATCAAGCCATCACCTCGCGCCTGGGCGCGCTGCCCGCCACGGGTGCGCCCCGGGTGGAGCTGCCCACCGTGAAGTCGTCCGCGGGGCGCACGCTCATCCTCCAGAAGCCCACGCTCTCCACCGCCGTGAGCATGGGCTTCGTCACGCCGCTGCGCCGGGGGGACCCGGACTTCTTCCCCGTGGCGTTCGCGCTGTCGAACCTGGGTGAGCACCGCCAGTTCATCGGCGTGCTCTTCAACGAGCTGCGCGAGCAGCGCGGCCTCAACTACGGCGACTACGCCTACGCCGAGCACTTCATCGAGGACCGCGGCAACGGCACGTTCAACCGCACGAACCTGGTGCGCACCCAGCAGGACGTGTCCCTCTGGCTGCGCCCCGTGGTGCCCGCCAACGGCGTGTTCGCCACGCGCGGCGCGGTGTACTTCCTGGAGCGGATGTCGAAGGAGCCCCTCACCCAGGAGCGCTTCGACCTGGTGCGAGGCTTCCTCCAGGGCTACACGCGCCTGTGGGAGCAGACCGACCAGCGCCGGCTGGGCTTCGCCATCGACTCGCTCTACTACGGCACGCCGAACTTCCTGGACCACTACCGGGACGCGCTGAAGACGATGACGCCGCAGTCCGTGCAGGCCGCCGTGAAGCGGCAGCTCGCGCCGGAGAAGCTGGCGTTCGTGTTCGTCACGGAGGACGCGCAGGGGCTGGCGCAGAAGCTGAAGTCCGGCGCGCCGTCGCCCATCACCTACGCGTCGCCCAAGTCGCCGGAGCTGCTCAAGCTGGATGAGATCATCATCCAGCAGAAGCTCCCGGTGCGCCCGGACGCCATCCAGGTCGTCCCCGCGGCGGAGTTCATGGAGCGCTGACGTCCGCGCTCGTTCCGGCGCTCAGGGGCTTTCCGGCAACGCCGTCCACACGCCGCGGAAGCGCTTGAGCGCCGGATCCTTCTGGCGCTTGCACTCCACGCCCTCCACCTGCACGGTGCCGTCGTCGCTGAGCAGCAGGATGTCGTCGGACGTGTCCGGCGTGAAGAACGCCTCCGGGTTCACGCCCGACAGGTCCACCGACGTCACCGGCACCGGCGCGTCGTCTCCGCCCTTCCAGGTGAACAGCCGCGACTTCGCCTCGGAGGCCGTGGCGCCCGCCATGATGAGATAGCGCCCCCGCCACGACGACAGCGAGCGGATGCCCAGCCCGCCCAGCTCCAACAACCGGGGCGGCCCGAAGCGCGCGGACGCGCCGTCGCGCACCACCGCCTCCGGGTTCAAGAGCGGCACCACCAGCGCCTTGCCTTGCGTCAGCGGGCTCCGGAAGCCAATGAGCATCCCGGGCGCGTCCAGCATCGCCGTCATGCCCTCGAGGTTGAGCCCTCCAGGCTCCTTGGGCGGCAGCGGCTCCGCCTGCGCGAGCCCGTACGGCGCGAGCCTGGGGTCCGCGAGCAGGTCCTCCAGCAACCGCGTGTACGGCTGGCCCACGAGCTGGACGTGCTCCGGCTCCTCCACGCCCGTGGCGAAGAAGCGCAGGCGCGCGGGCTGCTTCTTGCCGGAGCTGTTGCGGCCATGCGACGTGAGCCAGAAGGCCAGGTTGCCCAGCCGCGAGCCCGCTTCGATGTCGGTCTCCGGCGGCTTCTTCTTCACCGGCAACTCCAGCGACGGGGACAGGTCCACCGTGCGCAGCGGACGGCCTCCCTTGCGGGCATCGTAGACGCGCAGGATGTTGTCCTCGTCGTCCGCCACGACGAACAGGCCGTGGCCCAGCTCCACCGCGCCGGACGCGTCACAGCTTCCCTCGAAGACGACCGTGCCTTCAGGTGCCGCGGCGGGCAGCGCGTCGCGCCGCACGTTCGCCTCGCGGGCGCCGCAGCCCGCGACCAACACACATCCCCACAGGAGCCACCGGTTCATGGCCCTTCTTCTCGCCGCTCGAACGGCGTCACGCGCGCGGGGAAACCGGAGGCCCTCCGGGAAGTGTGTCGTAACCGACAGGATGCGGCGCGGCTCCGCTCACGCCCGGGGTTTGTAGAAATGGCATGAGGCTGTAGCTCACATCCCGAGGGGTGGGTTTTCTTCCGGCGGGGGTGGGTGGGTGCTAAGAGCCTCGGTATGCAATGCCCCGACTCCGAACCTTCGTGGAGCCGGTCCGCGTGCGGCGCGGCCCTGCGACTCGCGGTCCTGGGCCTGCTGCTCACCACGGCAGCGGCCCACGCCCAACCCGACCCCTTCTCACGAGGCTTCGACGCCGTCCCGGTGAAACCGACGGCCGCGCAGTCCAGCGGCATCGCACTGGAAGGCGCCACCGTGGAGCCGGTGGGCAGCTACCGGGGCGCGCTGCTGCTGGACTTCAACTGGCGCATCCTCGCCCTCAAGCTGGGCGATGAGAAGCTGGGGGACCTGATCCCGTACCGGCTGGACGCGCACCTGCTGTTCTCCTACCAGCTGCTGGAGCGGTTGGAGCTGGGCGTGGACCTGCCGTTCACGCTCGTGCAGGGCGACAACTTCTCGCTGCTGGGTGACGCGCTGAACTCGCCGGACTTTCCCGGCGCCGCGGGCGTCAGCAGCACCACGCTGGGCGACCTCCGCGTGCTGCCGCGCGTGAGCCTGCTGAACCCGGATCGCTTCCCGCTGGGGCTCGCGCTGGTGGCGGAGGTGCGGCTGCCCACCGGCAGCGCCCAGAGCTTCACGGGTGAGAGCGGCGTGGTGTTCGCCCCGCGCCTGGCCGTGGAGAAGAAGCTGGGGCCCGTGCGCGTGCTGGGCAACGCGGGCGTGCTGCTGCGCCCCGCGGCGCAGTACCTCAACCTGCGCGTGGACGACGAGCTGACGCTGGGCGCGGGCGGCATCGTGGACCTGCCGGACATCAGCCGGCTGCGCGAGGTGAAGGCCACCGCGGAAATGCACCTGCGCACGCCGCTGGCGCGCCCCTTCAACTTCGACCAGGCGGAGTCGCTCAAGTCGCCGTGGGAGCTGCTCGTGGGCGCCCGCGCGAAGGTGTGGGGCGACTGGGGCGTGGAGCTGGACGTGGGCCGCGGCCTCAACGTCACCACCGGCTACGGCCGCGAAGCCCTGCGCGTCATGCTGGCGCTGCGCTACGACAAGACCTTCAAGGACGAGGGGCCGGACTCGGACGGCGACGGCGTGCCCGACATTCGCGACCGCTGCCCCACGCAGCCCGAGGACAAGGACGACTTCGAGGACCAGGACGGCTGCCCGGATCCGGACAACGACGGCGACGGCGTGGCGGACGGCGACGACGCGTGCCCCGGCAAGCCCGGCCCGAAGGAGAACAAGGGCTGCCCCGTGGAGCCCGACAAGGACACCGACGGCGACGGCGTCATCGACCCGCTGGACAAGTGCCCCCTGGTGCCCGGCCTGAAGGACTTCGACGGCTGCCCGGACACGGACTTCGACGAGATCCCCGACGGCGAGGACGACTGCCCCGACGTGGCCGGCCCGCCGGAGAACAATGGCTGCCCGTACGACGCTCCGCCCTACGTCGTCGTCGAATCGGACCGCATCCGCATCAAGGGCAACATCCTCTTCGAGACCAACTCCGCGGTCATCCAGAAGCAGTCGTACCCGCTGCTGGACGAGGTGGCGACGGTGCTCGTGAAGAACCCCACGCTGGGGCCGGTGCAGATTGAAGGGCACACGGACAACAAGGGCTCGCGCCAGCTCAACGTGGACCTGTCCAACCGGCGCGCGAAGTCGGTGCTCGACTACCTGGTGAAGAAGGGCATCGACCGCAAGCGCCTCACGTCGCAGGGCTTCGGGTTCGACCGGCCCATCGCCACCAACGACACGGCGCTCGGCCGCGCGAAGAACCGGCGCGTGGACTTCAAGCTGGTGAAGTCGGAAATCGAAACCGGCCCGAAGGAGACCATCGTGCCCAACGGCCAGCCGCCGCCGCCCGGCACCGAGCCCGTGCCCGGACCGGGCACGCCGCCCACCACGGGCACGCCGCCGAAGCCGCAGGCCGCGCCGGACGCGAGCAAGCCCGGCGGCAAGAAGTAACGTGGTCCCCTGGGACGGCCCGGTGCGAGGGCCGTCCCAAATCGCTGCCTTTGTTTTTCTGCAGGGTCATTGGAGGTCCGGGGCAAAATGCCCCGTTTCGCGACCTCATCCCCCTGTCTCACGACGCGCCCTACCGGGTGCGTCGCGTCGAACGCACCGGGAATAACGCCGAGGGCGGCTTTAACCCAGGCCCCTTCGCTGACGGGTTATTCTCAATACATGGGGACATTTGAAACGGAAGGTAACGGCGCGGGGATGACGCCGGAGCAGAAGCGCGCGCGTCTGGCCGAGCTGCTGCGCGGCAAGGTCCGCCCCACGCATGCGCCCGTGTCCTTCAGCCAGGAACGCATGTGGTTCCAGGACCAGCTGAGCCCGGGCAGCGCGGCCTTCAACATCCCCGTCCGCGTGCGGTTCTCCGGCGTGCTCGACGTGGCCGTGCTGCGCGCCAGCCTCCAGGCGCTGGTGCGGCGCCACGCGCCGCTGCGCACCACCTTCATCGAGCAGGACGGCCGGCCCGTGCAGCACATCGCGCCCGCCCTGGACCTGGCGCTGCCCGTGGTGGACCTCCAGGCGCTGCCCACCTCCGAACGGGAGGCCGAGCTCCAGCGCCTGCTCACGGACGAGGCGCGCCGGCCGTTCATCCTGGAGAAGGGGCCGCTGCTGGTCACCGTGCTGTACCGGATGGATGCGCTGGAGCACGTGCTGCTGCTCAAGCTGCACCACATCATCACGGACGGCTGGTCCATGGGCGTGCTGGTGCGCGAGCTGAGCGCGCTGTACCTGGCGCTCGCGGAAGGAAAGCCTTCGCCGTTGTCGCCGCTGCCCATGCAGTACGCGGACTATGCCGCGTGGCAGCGGGAGTTCCTGCGAGGCGAGGTGCTGGAGTCGCATCTGGGCTTCTGGCGCGAGCGGTTGGATCCGGACGCGGTGCTGGAGCTGCCCACCGACCGGCCCCGCCCCGCGGTCCTCTCCGGCCGTGGCGCGCGCATCAACGCGATGCTGCCCGTCGCGCTCGTGGAGTCGCTCAAGGCGCTTGCGCTCGCGGAGGGCAACACGCTCTTCGGCGTGCTGCTGTCCGGCTTCCAGGTGCTGCTTTCGCGCTACAGCGGCCAGCAGGACGTGGTGGTGGGCACCTCCGTGGCTGGCCGCGGCCGCGTGGAGCTGGAGGGGCTCATCGGCCTGTTCACCAACTACCTGGCCTTCCGCACGGACCTGTCCGGCCAGCCGTCCTTCCGGGAGCTGCTCGCGCGCGTACGGGAGACGACGCTGGAGGCCTACGCGCACCAGGACGTGCCTTTCGAGAAGCTGGTGGACGCGCTGAAGCCGGAGCGCCAGCTGAGCGTCAATCCCCTCTTCCAGGTCGCGCTGACGCTGCAGAACGCGCCCCTGCCGCCGCTGCAACTGCCAGGGCTGGTGCTGGACGCGCAGCCGGTGGACAACCGCACCAGCAAGACGGACCTGTCGCTCATCGCCATGGAGCTGCCCCAGCAGGGCATGCGCCTCACGGCGGAGTACAGCTCGGACCTCTTCGACCCCGGCTCCATCGAGCGGCTGCTCGCGCACCTGCGCACGCTGCTGGAGGGCGCGGTCGCGGATCCGGACCGGCGCGTGTCGGAGCTGCCGCTGATGGACGCGGCCGAGGCGATGCGGGTCCAGCGGGAGTGGGCCGGGGACTCCGCGCCCTTTCCGGAGGACCGTTGCCTGCACTCGCTCTTCGAGGCGCAGGCGCGGCGGACACCCGGGGCGGTGGCCGTGCGGTTCCAGGGGCAGGCGCTCACGTACGCGCAGCTGGATGCTCGGGCCAACCAGCTCGCGCATGCGCTGCGACGCAGGGGAGTGGGACCGGAGGCTCGGGTGGCCTTGAGCGTGGAGCGCTCGCTGGACGTCGCCGTGGGGCTGCTGGGCATCCTCAAGGCGGGCGGCGCGTGGGTGCCCGTGGATCCGCTGCTGCCGCGTGAGCGCCTGGCCTTCATGCTGGAGGACAGCGGCGCGAGCGTGCTGGTGACGCAGGCTCCGCTGCTGGAGCGCTTCCCGGAAGGGATGCGCGCCCGGGCGCTGTGCCTCGACGCGGAGCGGGACGGGCTCGCGGGGGAGAGCGCGCTGGCTCCGGCCTCCGGCGTGGGGCCGCGGAATCTGGCCTACGTGCTCTACACCTCCGGCAGCACGGGCACGCCCAAGGGGACCGCCATCGAACACCGTGGCGTGTGCAACCTGGTTGCACATGAGGCCACGGCGTACGGCATCGGGCCGGGCAGCCGCGTCCTCCAGTTCGCCAGCCTGTCGTTCGACCTGTCGGTGGAGGAGATCTTCACCACGCTGTGCAGCGGCGCGACGCTGGTGCTGGCACCGCTGGAAGACCTGATGCCCGGCGAGCCGCTGCGCAAGCTGCTGCGCGACGAAGCCCTCACCGTCATCAGCCTCACGCCCGCGACGCTCGCGGCCACGGCTCCGGAGGGGCTGCCCGCGCTGCGGACCGTCATCTCGGGCGGTGAAGCGCTGCCCCCGGAGGTGGTGGCGCGGTGGGCTCCAGGCCGCACGTTCCTGAACACGTATGGCCCCACGGAGGCCACGGTCATGGCCACGCTCACCGAGTGCACGGCGGACGGACGCGTGCCCTCCATCGGCCGGCCTCTGGCCAACGTGCGCGCGTACGTGCTGGATGCGCGGGGCGGGCTCGTGCCCGTGGGCGTGAAGGGCGAGCTGCACCTGGGCGGCGTGGGCGTGGCGCGTGGCTACGCGGGCAGGCCCGCGCTGACGGCCGAGCGCTTCGTGCCGGATGCGTTCTCCGGTGAGGCGGGTGCGCGGCTGTACCGCACGGGCGACGTGGTGCGCTGGCGCGAGGACGGCACGCTGGAGTTCGTGGGCCGCGCGGACGCGCAGGTGAAGGTGCGTGGCTTCCGCATCGAGCTGGGCGAGGTGGAGGCCGCGCTGGCGAAGCTGCCCCCGGTGCGGGACGCGGTGGTGGTGGCGCGCGAGGACGGCCCCGGCGGCAAGCGGCTGGTGGGCTACGTCGTGCTTCGCGACGGTGTCACCGCTCAGGGTTCCGAACTGCGGGCGGCCCTCAAGGACGCGCTGCCCGAGTACATGGTGCCGTCGGCCGTGGTGGTGCTGCCCGCGCTCCCGCTCACGACCAACGGCAAGGTGGACCGCAAGGCGCTGCCCGCTCCGGACCTGGCGGGGAGTGACCCTCGGGAGTACGTCGCGCCACGCACGCCCACCGAGCAGCGCCTGGCGGAGCTGTGGCAGGAGCTGCTCGGCGTCAAGCGCGTCGGGGCGCATGATCACTTCTTCGACCTGGGCGGCCATTCGCTGCTGGCCACGCAGGCGCTCAGCCGCATCCGGCAGGCCTTCACGGTGGAGCTGCCCCTCCGGCGCCTGTTTGAGTCTCCCACGCTGGATGCCGTGGCCCGCCTCATCGACGAGGCGCTCGCGGGGAAGGGGCAACCGGTCCCGGCACCGCGCAAGTCGCAGGAATCCCGCACGCGGGCCGCGCCCACGGTTCCGCTGGAAGACGTCGCGCGTGAATGGGAGGCCCGTACCGCCGAACAGCCACGCGACACCGTTGCGCCCTTCACGGCCGAGATGCGCCAGCGGGTGCTGGTGGAATGGAACGCGACGGAGACTGAGTACCCGCGCGACGCCACGCTGCCGGAGGTCTTCGCGCGAGTGGTGGCCCGCTTCCCGGAGAAGGTCGCCGTTGAGTTCGGTGATGCGCGGCTGACGTACCGGCAGCTTGAAGAACGCGCCAATCGACTCGCGTGGCACCTGCGCTCGCTGGGCGTGGATACGGACTCGCGGGTGGCGGTCGCGCTGGAGCGTTCGCTGGAGCTGGTTGTCTCCCTCGTCGCCATCCTCAAGGCCGGTGCGGCCTACGTGCCCCTGGATCCGGCCTATCCGCGCGAGCGTCTGGCCGCGATGGTGGAGGACGCCCGTCCCCACGTCCTCCTCACCTCTCGCGCGCTCTTGCCGAAGCTGCCTCACGCGGACCTGCTGCCCGTGGTGCTGGAGGAGCTGTCCCTGGATGCGCTGCCGGTGCATGCGCCTCCACGAAGCGCCCTGCCCCTGAGCCTCGCGTATATCGACTTCACCTCCGGCTCTACCGGCCGGCCCAAGGGTGTTGGCACGCCTCACGCCGCTGTGCTCCGCACCCTCTTCGGTGTCGACTACGCACGCCTCGGCCCCGACGAGACGCTGCTGCTCTTGGCCCCCCTCGCCTTCGACGCCTCCACGCTTGAAGTCTGGGGCGCGCTGCTGCATGGCGCGAAGCTGGCCGTCTTCCCGGCCCATCCTCCGACGGACCCTCACGAGTTGGAGAAGGTGCTCGTCCGCCACGGTGTGACGACGCTGTGGCTCACCTCCGGCCTCTTCACCCAGGTGGTGGATTCACACCTGCCCGCGCTGCGCTCGCTGCGCCAGGTGCTCACCGGCGGCGACGTCGTCTCCGCGCCCCATGTTCGCAAGGTGCTGGAGCAACTGGGCCTCCCCGTCACCGCTGGCTACGGCCCCACGGAGACCACCGTCTTCGCCACCAGTCATCGCTTCACGCAGGCTTCGCAAGTAAGCGCCTCCGTTCCGCTAGGGCGCCCGCTGGGCAACACGCAGGTGTACGTGCTGGATGACTCCGGCCAGCCCGTTCCTCCGGGCGTGCAAGGTGAGCTCTACGTGGGCGGAGACGGCCTTGCTCGCGGCTACGTGGGCCAGCCCGCGCTCACGGCAGAGCGCTTCGTCCCGGACGCGTTCTCCTCCACTCCAGGGGCTCGGCTCTACCGCACCGGCGACCTCGGCCGCTGGCGGGACGACGGCGTGCTGGAGTTCCTCGGCCGCGCGGATGCGCAGGTGAAGGTGCGTGGCTTCCGCATCGAACTGGCTGAAATCGAAGCCGCGCTCCTGGCCCACTCCGAGGTGCGTGAGGCCGTCGTCGTGGCTCGCGAGGACGTGCCAGGTGACAAGCGCCTCGTTGCCTACGTCGTCGCTCCCGAATCCCTGGACGTCGCCGAGCTGCGCTCGTTCCTCAAGCAGCGACTGCCCGACTACATGGTGCCGTCCGTCGTGGGACGGCTGGACGCCCTGCCCCTCACCTCCAACGGCAAGGTGGACCGCAAGGCCCTGCCGCATCCCTC
This genomic stretch from Corallococcus caeni harbors:
- a CDS encoding M16 family metallopeptidase gives rise to the protein MRRLLPLLLLLLMPVLPASAEPPAEASRFFPYTLNTTRLPNGLTVVRVPFNSPGIVAYVTAVRVGSRNEVEPGRTGFAHFFEHMMFKGTKANPEGQRERILGGYGFDDNAFTTDDITVYQVYGPTAGLEKLIALEADRFQNLEYSEPAFQTEALAVLGEYHKNAAGPDLKLEEALAKTAFKRHTYQHTTLGFYEDIQAMPKAYAYSRSFFERWYTPANTTLFIVGDFNDAQVLSQVTQAYGGWQRQPTNVTIPTEPEQTKARAVHVDWPQPTQPRHVLAWHTPAARADTPDAAIQAILAEYLVGDTSPAYKELVLEKQYVESLNASTTPHRDPYLFPIDATLQDEKYRAAVDTVLRREVTAVAGAPVDAARLKAIQDHLRYGLLMDLETPRDVAIDLALYAGVMGRPDALASYLKQLGSVTPQQINLFARKYLGDANLTVLTLTPKVAAAGGTP
- a CDS encoding OmpA family protein, which translates into the protein MQCPDSEPSWSRSACGAALRLAVLGLLLTTAAAHAQPDPFSRGFDAVPVKPTAAQSSGIALEGATVEPVGSYRGALLLDFNWRILALKLGDEKLGDLIPYRLDAHLLFSYQLLERLELGVDLPFTLVQGDNFSLLGDALNSPDFPGAAGVSSTTLGDLRVLPRVSLLNPDRFPLGLALVAEVRLPTGSAQSFTGESGVVFAPRLAVEKKLGPVRVLGNAGVLLRPAAQYLNLRVDDELTLGAGGIVDLPDISRLREVKATAEMHLRTPLARPFNFDQAESLKSPWELLVGARAKVWGDWGVELDVGRGLNVTTGYGREALRVMLALRYDKTFKDEGPDSDGDGVPDIRDRCPTQPEDKDDFEDQDGCPDPDNDGDGVADGDDACPGKPGPKENKGCPVEPDKDTDGDGVIDPLDKCPLVPGLKDFDGCPDTDFDEIPDGEDDCPDVAGPPENNGCPYDAPPYVVVESDRIRIKGNILFETNSAVIQKQSYPLLDEVATVLVKNPTLGPVQIEGHTDNKGSRQLNVDLSNRRAKSVLDYLVKKGIDRKRLTSQGFGFDRPIATNDTALGRAKNRRVDFKLVKSEIETGPKETIVPNGQPPPPGTEPVPGPGTPPTTGTPPKPQAAPDASKPGGKK
- a CDS encoding M16 family metallopeptidase, whose protein sequence is MKTRATVLLVLAAALSLAGCAHHKPSPETPPQNPPGEPPPEPGSVPAVPLKQPQPMQLVVQARPDTPLVSLRLVFHTGSIDDPKGKEGLTALTAKLMAEGGTQKLTAAQLLEALYPMAAELKVVTDKEMTTLSGRVHQDFLPAFLEIFTDTLLAPRFDPAEFERLRANALNAVRNGLRSEDDETLGKVGLDALLYAGHPYAHYTGGTVQGLQSLTLEDVKAHARRVFTQDRLVIGLAGPVDAQLHQAITSRLGALPATGAPRVELPTVKSSAGRTLILQKPTLSTAVSMGFVTPLRRGDPDFFPVAFALSNLGEHRQFIGVLFNELREQRGLNYGDYAYAEHFIEDRGNGTFNRTNLVRTQQDVSLWLRPVVPANGVFATRGAVYFLERMSKEPLTQERFDLVRGFLQGYTRLWEQTDQRRLGFAIDSLYYGTPNFLDHYRDALKTMTPQSVQAAVKRQLAPEKLAFVFVTEDAQGLAQKLKSGAPSPITYASPKSPELLKLDEIIIQQKLPVRPDAIQVVPAAEFMER
- a CDS encoding DUF3616 domain-containing protein is translated as MNRWLLWGCVLVAGCGAREANVRRDALPAAAPEGTVVFEGSCDASGAVELGHGLFVVADDEDNILRVYDARKGGRPLRTVDLSPSLELPVKKKPPETDIEAGSRLGNLAFWLTSHGRNSSGKKQPARLRFFATGVEEPEHVQLVGQPYTRLLEDLLADPRLAPYGLAQAEPLPPKEPGGLNLEGMTAMLDAPGMLIGFRSPLTQGKALVVPLLNPEAVVRDGASARFGPPRLLELGGLGIRSLSSWRGRYLIMAGATASEAKSRLFTWKGGDDAPVPVTSVDLSGVNPEAFFTPDTSDDILLLSDDGTVQVEGVECKRQKDPALKRFRGVWTALPESP